The region CGATCCAGCACATGAATCCGTTCCCCGAGCGGCAGGTATTCAGCTGCCCGCCGCGGCCGTACTTCGTGCTGGCCGCGTATCGCCTGGCCAAGCTGGTGGAAGCGGTACGCCAGCAGCAGGCCGATGTGCCGGTCACCATCGTCTGCCACAGCCAGGGCACGATGGTGGCGATGGCGGCCGCTTTCCTGGGCAACAATCTGCCGGCGGTGGATGGCGCGTTTCCCTGCGTGGCCGATAACTATGTGATCTGCAATTCGCCGTACAGCCTGGCGCAAAGTAATTTTTCCGAAAACTGGATCGGCAGCAACCTGCGCGCGGTGGACGGCAGCAAGGGCAGGGTGACGGTCGCGGCGCGGATCGAAACGTTGAAGAACTTCTTCGAGATTATCCGCCAGCGCGCCAGCCTGGCTGAAGTGCAAACCGACCAGCGCCTCGATGACTGGGCGGCCAATGTGCAACATGGATTCTCCGCCGCCGCCGACCGCGAACGATATGGCATCGCCGGTGCCGCGCGCGGCGGCAGGAAATCGTCGTACGGCCGCGTCACCTTGTATTGCAATCCGCACGATGTGGTGGTGTCGTCGATCGCCATCCAGGGCATCGGCTGGCGCGGCCTGGATGGCGCAGAGCTGGCTGTCACCCATGCCGAAGGCGTGTATGTGCAGCGCGTGTTTGCCCAGGGTTTCGAGGTGGGCAAGCAGGGCAGTTATCACTACTGGGCCAATCATTGGCGCAAACCCAAGCCGGGCGGCAAGGATTTCTGGTTTCCGGACCAGAAATATGCGTCCTACTCCATCAAGCAAGGCAAGGAGGCCAGCGAGAGTGCGTTTGCCGCCATCCTGACGGTCGGCTTTGCGCCCTTGTTCATCCTGCTGACCAAGCTGTCCAAGAATCCCACCAATGCCTCGCCCGACAAGGATTGGAAAATCGAGCTGACTGCACCCGACCTGGCGCCGCCCTTCACGCCCCAGTCCCTGCGTTTCGGGGTAGCGAGCGATCAATTCGACGAAGGCTACGACCCCGCCGGTGAGTCGCGCCAGGCCGGCAAGCAGCGCACGCCGGACGACGATTATTTTGCCAACCATGAAATTCCACGCGGCGGCCTGCAAGGCGAGGAAAAAAGGCTGGAGGCGCAACGCATGGATATCGCCAGGGGTACGGCCGACGACGAGGCGCGCCTGCGCTACGAGCAGCGCGCGGTACTGCGCGCCCAGGCGATACGGGAAGAGAAAAGCGCCGCCGGAAAAAAGGTAGAGCAGGAAATGCCGCGCGCCACGCCCAGCGCCGACTACATGACCTGGCGCAGCGCGCGGGTCGAGGAAATGATGTCCAACCAGGCCGGCGCTTTTGCCACCGACCATTCCACCATCATGACCAACCCCCTGCA is a window of Janthinobacterium sp. J1-1 DNA encoding:
- a CDS encoding DUF3274 domain-containing protein; its protein translation is MTFDPRPPLCDDPKVDLHGEFACSADYLHSDRVTVQQLPLPGIIIFVHGVNSDGEWYQAAEEGLCRGLNQRLKRSCDHLMHHGVEGGEMTPVSYGKEITDEGFLNPEMSADNLILDSATFSPVIRFRWGYKASGEELQQYGRGIYLNEQDYWGGGPFANGCSALADLWKEGLSEDLFLWTTIQHMNPFPERQVFSCPPRPYFVLAAYRLAKLVEAVRQQQADVPVTIVCHSQGTMVAMAAAFLGNNLPAVDGAFPCVADNYVICNSPYSLAQSNFSENWIGSNLRAVDGSKGRVTVAARIETLKNFFEIIRQRASLAEVQTDQRLDDWAANVQHGFSAAADRERYGIAGAARGGRKSSYGRVTLYCNPHDVVVSSIAIQGIGWRGLDGAELAVTHAEGVYVQRVFAQGFEVGKQGSYHYWANHWRKPKPGGKDFWFPDQKYASYSIKQGKEASESAFAAILTVGFAPLFILLTKLSKNPTNASPDKDWKIELTAPDLAPPFTPQSLRFGVASDQFDEGYDPAGESRQAGKQRTPDDDYFANHEIPRGGLQGEEKRLEAQRMDIARGTADDEARLRYEQRAVLRAQAIREEKSAAGKKVEQEMPRATPSADYMTWRSARVEEMMSNQAGAFATDHSTIMTNPLHAERVLAYDVPVGVCNIKSDALRKLRVAADWRLLKALEETNTAKVFQEYFDKGEFRRKTTFVWASQSDGEAAMPNLIIDRRQNLASNARPASGEMAHE